From the genome of bacterium:
ACGATGTCCGAAACGGAAAGAATTTTCCTGTTCCTGGTACTGATAATTCGATCCCCTTCAACCCACACCCTTATGGACACCATATCTTCGGCGTCCGAACCTGGATTCATGTTCACTTCACGCAGTGCCAGAAGAACAGCGTCACCAATGACTGTGGTCCTGGGACGTGTTTCTTCGGCAAGCAGCGCCTCGGAATAAACCTCATCCAGTCCACTTTCCTTTTTGATCCACTCTCTGGTTTGTTCCGCAGAATAATTAAAAAGTTCCGGGATGTTCACATAAAACCTCAACTGTGGATCAGATTATAGTAAGAGTCGGCTACCTGCCCCCAACAGGCCCCCTCAACTCGTCACACCTGCATCCAGAAACGTCAGGAAGTCCTGCTGGGTGACGACGCCTTCCCTGATAACGGCCTTCTTGACGCGTTCGAGGATATCGCTGGCGAGCAGTCTTTCATAGCGTACGTCCAGAACATAGGCCTTGATCCTGAAACGGGTCACCAAACGTTCCTGAAAAACGTCCTCCACTAGCACCAGGACCGGTTTTTTCAGGTAGACGTAGGGGGAAGAAGTTGCCGCCTGCCTGGCAAGGACCTTGACGCGATCGATATCCACACCCGCCGGGAGGTTGATCTTTACCACCACCATCTCGAACAGGTCGCCGCTGTTGGAGTTGGAGACCGCCATGTTGAGCACCATGGCGTTGGGAAGGGTGACAACGCTGTCATCGAAGGTGTAGATGGCCACCGACCGCAGGCCGATGTTAACTACTTCACCGTAATCCTCCCCCACTTTGATCATGTCCCCTACCCGAAAGGGCCTTTCCATGAGCAGGATGATCCCCGCGATAATGTTGCGGATCAGGTCCTGGGCCCCCAGCCCAACGGCCAGACCCACCGAAGCGGACAATGCCAGAACTGTGTTCATGGGAGGTTTGAATACATCAACGATGACAAAAGCTATCGCTCCCACCCATGTTGCCAGCCTCATAATAGGGTAGAACCCCAGGATGAGCAGGCGATACCGGCTGAACTTCCGAGCCAGGAATATTAAGACCAGGTTCAGGACGTAGAGGAAAAGGATCGTCCCAACGAGGATGATGACCATAGTGAAGATCTTGCTGGTGGTGACCAGGTTGGTCAGGTTCGAAAGGCTGTTCGGCTGCATGGTGGTTATACCTCTCAATGGAGATAGACTGGCAATAAATCCATCAATAAAGGATATTCATGGACTCAAGGGTAGCCGTTACCGGGGCGAAGAAGGCCGGATTCAGGATATAATTGTCAAGCTGGTAACCTTCCCCGATCGTTCGCTGAAAGAGATTAAGCTGCAGGAGATAACCGAGGATGAGATGGGCCTGCTGAATATCGATCATGAAGACCTCGGCGAACTCTTCCGCTTTCATGCCTCCGTGACTGATTATTTCCGCAAGACCAAAAAGGTGGCCCGGTCCAGGCTGCGCAGGAAGATAAAGTCCAGGCACCCCAACGGGGCCATGCGGAAGAGGTCGTCCTCCTTATCCCAGGTCACGGAAACCATCCAGTAATACATGGCCGCCTCGAAGTTCCCGCTGCTGGCCGCGAAAAGGTCGGAGTAAAAACGGCTCTCGCGCCCGTGTTCAGCTTTCTGCCGGGCGGCCTGCGTAAGGGTGGCCTTCTCCTTCTCCTCCTGTATCTTTGACGAGAAGACGAGGGGATATCCCGATGTACGCTGGCGGATAAGCAGGGCTTCCTTTATCTCAGCCTGCTTTTGAAAAAGGGTGTGGACCTGGTGGGTGAAGTACCGGCTGATCCCCACCAGGTAGTCCAACCGATTCCAGGGGGATTTACGGAAAGCCATGATCCACATGAAATGCTCACGGGTCTGGAGAAGGATGGTGAGAAAAAATTCCACAGTCCGCTGCCCCCCCTGTTCTCAGCACCAGGTTGTGGCCCCCCTCCACGATGAGAACTGCACGAGGCTGTTTGCGCAGATAGTTCATTAGTTCCGTCACGCTGCCAAAGTCCTTCTCTCTTTGGAACCACTCCGCAAACAGTTTAAGTATATCCTCCTCGGTGCGCAGGCGTCGGGTCATTTCCAACCGTTTGACGGTGATGGTGGAATCGCATTCGTTCTCAAGGCAGTTTAGCAGGGACATCTTGCCGCTTCCCGCCGGGCCTACCACAGCTACGCTGCACAGGAGGTCCTGCTCCCACCGCTTAACAAGCTGGCCAAGGGTCTCGAGTTCCTTATCCCGGCCCACCAGGAACTCCCTGGACTGGAGAGGACCAAGAGAAAACAGGCCGCGGTAGACTGGCGGCAAGCTCTCGATAAAAGCGTCTGCCTCGGCTGTGGACGGCAGATCGGAATACTTGAGCATGTCTTCCACCACAGCGCGGGGGACTCCCAGGAAACGAAAGACCCAGCCCTGGAGGGTTTGCCAGCGATCCTTCAGGGCCTCAGCTGAATGTACCCTTTTCCGCATCCGGAGCAGTAAGATGCCCGCCAACCTCGTGAAGACACCACCAGCAAGGGAGAAAGCGTCTTGCTGAAACAGCAGGAATCGGGCCTCGAGATTCTGGGATTTGGATACATCACTGAGAACGACAGCTTTCAGGTCATTATGGCCTTCCTCGAGACGGGGCAGAATGGACTGGAGGTTCTCCCGGACCTGGGATTCCAGTTCCGGCAAAACCTCCGCCGATCTTGAGAACAGGTTTTCCAGAAGCACATCGAGTCCGTCCAGCATCTCCTTGAGGCCGTCCGTGCCCTCTCCATTTTCCGGTGAAGCCTCCATGCCGGCGGCTCTTGCGTTCAGGTCCTTGATGGTGTTTTCCAGGTTGTACCGTATCCCTCGCCATAGGTCGGCTAACTGGGATTCCGGCCTGGCGTGGACATCGTCCCATTTCAGGACAATGGGATGCCCGGCCAGCTTGTAACGGGTCGGCAGGCAGCGGTTGGCAATTTCCTGCAAAGGGACCCGCCGTATCCGGTAGCGCCATCGGCTCCGGAGAGCCCAGAGGTAAAACCTCAACAGGCAAAGGGGAAAGAACTTTCCTCTGCAGACGTAATCAAGGAGGGATCGGCTCTCTGCCTGAGCCACGCTGCGGCCCTGAAGGGGAGCCAGGTTGAGGTCCCTTGGATTGATGCGGTAAATTATCCGGGGGAGGTCCTTCACCGATTCACCGTACCGGTCGGCAAAGATCTGCAGGAGACCGGGCATAAAACCACTATGAGGGGACAACCGGTCGAGATATTTATCTGTACGGGCCCGGACCATCACATGCAGGAACTTCAGTTGAGCCTCCACCTGGTAAGCCAGATCCCGCAGCGCCTTCTGGTCGGGGGGCCATGGGTCGCAGGTTTTCTCCAGGGCTCCCTTGATCGTCTCCCGGCATTCATCCAGACGGCTGGCCGTTTCCTCCATGACCTCGCCCACGTCCGCCAGGACCTTGGTAATGCGCTGGAGCACATCCTCCTCCGCGACCTTGAAAGCCGTGTCCAGCTCCTTGAGAAACTGGTCTACCCTCGACTGCTCATCCGCTAGTCCCAGGAAGATGTGGGCGTCGGCCCGCTGCTGGAACTTTTTTTTCAGGTTTTCAGCAGCCGTTTCGGTTTTTTTATCGCTCTTATTTTTCATCGGGGTCGCGGTCCAGGATCCTGACGTCGAAATAGGGTGCCGCTGAAAGTTCAATGGATGACACTGCCAGACTCACTCGCTCTCCACTGTCGCTGATCTCCTTGAGGATGCTCTTGAAAAGGAGGTTCTTGGTACTGCGCCGCATTTTGTAATCCACCACATACCTGACAGCGAAGGTAACCCAGTTCTCGTTGGCGGTCATGGTTACGGCAGGCTCCACACTCGCCTTATCGATGTAGTACTTGTTCACCATCTGACCCCAGTATTGGGATGCCTCCGGAATGTATCCCCCCACAACCTCCTGCGTCACCCGCTCCAGGATCCGGCCGGCTTCGAGCAGATCGCTGCCGTGTCGGATGTGGACCGTGATCTCGTCCCAGAGAAAAGGGAAGTCACTCGAGTAGTTGAAGACGGGTTCCCTGAAGACGAGACTGTTGGAAACACGAACGATACGCCCGTTGTACTGGTCCGCGTTGACCCAGTCCCCCAGTTCCATGAGCGTGGTGCGCAGGACCCCTACATCGATGACATCGCCGCGGAGCCCCCCCACCATCACCCGGTCGCAGGTCTTGAGGCTGTGGCCGAAAGAGAGGGACACCCACCCCGCAACGCTGGCGATTACCTCCTGGAGAGCGAAGGCGATCCCTGCACCTGCCACGCCCAGGGCCACGGCGAACCCCTGCAGTTTGTCGCTGAAGGCGGAGAGGGCATAGAGGATTATGATAAGGTAGGCAAAAAAGGAAACGAACTTGCGCATCCTGTAACGGGTTTCGGTTTCCTTTATCCGCCCTACCAGGATGTGCTGTAAAACCTTGACAAGGAGCATGACGACGAGTGCAACAACAGCCACCCAGACCAGAGTCTGGACCTTGGGGTGGGCCTGCCAAAGAGTGTTAAATTTTTCCAACGGTTTTCACTTTTACCAGGCGTGGGAATGATAAGACAGGTCAACGGTCTGCGATAAATTATCAAGTTAACCTATTACCAACATGGAGTCTATTGTACCCCAAATCTTAGCCAGATAGTGGTTGATCATCCACAACGAAACCTGGAATCCCGGGCGGTTTGCAGGTGGACAAGGGAAGGTGCCCAGAGCCACATTGATCTTTCCTGTCAGCAGCTGCCTTTTTTGAAATTTGAGCTGCAGGATTTGGGGACAGATCGGGGTCAGGCATTATGTCCTGTCTGCCCTGCCTGTCCCGAGCCCGTCGAGGGGAAGGGTGAGATGGGGTATTTCTGATAAGCCTTATCGGATGCGCTGCAATTTAACCCCCGATCCCAACTTTCCAATCACGGGTCTTAACTTCAAACATCAAACGTCATGCTATTCATACCCCCGCTCGCTCCATGAGATACATGGCGACGACCAGGATGATGGACAGGGGCACGATCACCACCCAGTCATTGACTTTCAGAAGCTGCGGCAAAGTCATGTCTCCAAAAAAACCTTTTTTCAGGACCCCGTCCTTCAGCCTGGGGTAAACGGCAGCCAGGAGTCCAGAGCCGATGATTATCCCGGACAGACCTCCGACAATAGCATCCAGATATCCGTTGCCCGTGGCTCCCGCGATGGTTCCCGGGCAGTACCCGAGCACGGCAAACCCCAGACCGAAGATCAACCCACCTATGGCATTTTTGCCCCAGGAACCTGACTTTGGCTTCAATTGAACCAATCCCAGGCCTTTCATCAGATGGAGACCAACCGCGCCTGTCACAACTGCGGTCAGCATGATCTTCACGACCGTGAAATCCTCCAGAAGGAGCTGGCCGATGATCACGTCATATTTGGTCACGCCGCCTTTTTGAAGGAGGAAACCGAATATGATGCCAAAGAGTAAACCCCAGAACAGTGGTAATTTATCCGTTCTCATATTTCACCTCGTCAAACCAGGACCTTGAAAATAAACAGCGCTGCCAGAACACCGCCGATAAAAAAACAGATCGCCGAGATCCAGCTCGATATCGCGAGCTGCATCGTACCGCTGATGCCGTGTCCGCTGGTGCAGCCGTCGGCCCACCGAGAGCCGAAGCCGAGGAGAATGCCTCCGAGCAGGGCAACCACGATCCGGATGAGCCGGTTGGCACCGAATGCAGCCTCCCACCGCGGGGGGATCCACTGCCACTGGAAATCACCGGAAAGCAGCGAAGAGATGAGCGCGCCGATGACCATGCCGGCGACCAGCATCCACTGCCAGTCCACAATGGGCTCGATTTCCTGATAGTAAAGTTTGGATTCCACCTTCTTGCCCCGGAACAGTTTTTCCATCATTCCGGCGGAACGGGCAAAGGAAGTGGAGCAGCCCAGAGCGTTACCGGATATGAGGAAGGTGAACCAGCTCAGGACACCGATGCCGATACCAACGACATAAGGCGACCACCTGACTTCCGTTAACCAGTTCATAAAAAAATCCTCCTGACGGTTTCTGAATTAAATTGCACTGAATCTCCAACCGTGCGGGTTCTCGCAGACGGAACAATGCCTTACGTATCCCGCAGCACCGTACCCCGTCATCCCGCCGGGGATCGATGACGGCGCAGATTTCTTTCCCGGCAAGGATGTAGGAGCTGTGGGCGATCTTTTCGAGAAAGAAATGTTTAAGCAGCATGCATAGTCTCCTCACAGATAGAAGAAATAAAACATGGGGACGACGACCGCCAGAAAAATCAGCGTCATACCCCCTCCCGCTTTTAAATAGTCGGCATTCCGGTACCCTCCCGGCGTCTTAAGCATGGCGTTGACCTGGTGTGTGGGTAAAATAAAGGAATTGGCGGCGCACACCGCCACCAGCAGCACCAGGGGCCGGGGATCAATCCCGGCGATCCGTGCCATGCTGATCACAAGAGGCGCCAGGATAACGGTGGATGCTACATTGGACATGAAGAGGGAAAAAACCGTGGACATGCCCGCAACGGCGAAAAGCAGAAGCAGGGGATGTCCTCCGTAAACGGCTCCCATGATCCCATCGGCCAGGAACGCGGCGGTGCCCGTTTTCTGCATGGCGATACCCATGGGAATGAGGCCGGCGAGGAAAAATACCACTTTCCAGTCGATGACCTGGTAAGCATCTTCCATACGCAGCACCCGGGTCAATACCATAACAATGGCTCCGGAAAGGAATGCCGTGGAAATGGGAAACCCGGCAAGGGCCAGGCCGATGGCCAGGACAAAACAGATCGTCGCGACCCACGCCTTGGACTGGTCACGTTTGTCGGCCGAAACCGGGGTTGCCAGCACAAAATCCTTGTCTGTTTTCAGTTCAATGATGTTGTCCCACAGCCCGTGCACGATGAATGTATCACCTGGGGTTATGGGCATGTCCGAAAAGTCACCCCGGATATTTTCTCCCTGATGAAACAGGACCACAGGTTCAACGGCGTAGCGTTTGCGCAGTCCAAACTTCCGAATGGTTTCGCCCACCAGGCTCGAACGCGGCGGGATGATGACCTCCGCAAAACCGGCGCTGTCAGGATCGTTCAGTTTTTCAAATTTCCCCAGCGGTTCCATATAAGACAGCCCGAAATCCGCTGCGAATTGCCGAACGTTACCTTCCTCCCCCAGCAAGGCAAGTTCATGATGAACCTCGAACCTTGTTTGCCGCCAGGGCGCATACTCCACCGTTTTTCCCTTGGAAATACCCAGTATATTGAGATGATATCGATCCCAGATACCCGTTTCTTCGGGTGTCTTGCCGACCATCGTGCTCCCCTCGGGGATTTTGTAATGCCAGGTGGAAAAAGGCAGGTTCCAGGCTTCGATCAGTCCCTTTTGTGCGGATATGCGGTCATCTGTTGATGGTGAATCAGGCAGGACATATTTACCGATAAAGAGAAAGAACGCAATGCCGGCAGCCAGCAGGACCAGGCCTACCGGAGTAACGGCGAAAAGGCCATAGGGCTCAAGACCGGCATTGCCCAGAAAATCGTTGATCAGGATGAGGGGGCCCGAGCCAACCATGGTCAGGGTGCCCCCCAGGATAGCGGCAAACCCGATGGGCATGATCAATTTTGACGCTGGTATTTTCTCCCTGCGCGAAATGCTCAACACTGCCGGCAGAAAGAGTGCCGCCGCACCGACGTTCTGAATAACGGACGACATCAATCCGACGGCCGCCGACACCAGGCCGGTAATTTTCAAACTGCTGTTCCCGGTAACATTGAGGATCGCACGGGAAAAACGATCGACAATACCGGTCTTTTCCATACCCCTTCCCATTACCATCACTGCCATCATGGCGATCACCGCGTTGCTGGAAAATCCGGACAGCGACTCCAGGGATTTCAGTATCCCCGTCCATCCCAATGCCAGCATGCAGAGGATGGCGACAACATCCATCCTGAGCACATCCAATGCCAGCAGAACGATAGTGACGCCGAGGATAGCCAGAACAATAGTGATCTCAACGGTCATGATCATTTCCATCTATATTTCGATGCACGTGGTCCTTTTACAGAATGTCCCAGTGTCTGGCCGTGTGTCAAAACAAATTGGCAAAGGTCAGTGCCTGGGGCATAGTTATCAGGTTCCAGATACCAGGCGCCAGGAACTGCCTGCCGAAGGTACTGAAGATCATGAAAATACCCCCGAACCACCCCATTACGTAACCGTGCTGTCCCCAGCCCATCATGCTCAATATCTCCTTTCTGAAGAAACCGTTATCTGACCGGTTTAAAGTGTACCAGAATACAACCCGGTGTCAGTGCACTTTGGCAAAAGATTAAACGGTGGGCTTGTCCTTGTCACGGCGTCTTGTCACGGTGACTTGTCACATCATAGCCGGCTTGTGAGGGCATCTTGTCACGGCATAGCCAAAGGCGGCGACGGAAGCCATCGGCGACGCCCCAAGGCGAAGACGGAACCTGACCCCGCGGATTGCTCCTGTGATATGATGCATGGTATCCGTGGAAGTGTGCAACGATGCTGCAGAGGTTGAAGGATAAATGAGAAAGGTAAAAGGGGAACGCGCGGTTCACCTGACCCTTTCGCTTTAAGCTTTTAGCCTGTTTCTTCTCTCCCTGATCTCCAAATTGGGCCAGGAGTGAGACCGACAAAGGGAGGCGAAAAACATGCATATCACATTTTACGGCGGTGTGAGAGAAGTGACCGGCTCCATGCATATGCTTACCACCGATTCTGACCGCATCCTTTTAGACTGCGGCATGTTTCAGGGACGACGCAAGGAGACCGAAGCCAAAAACAGGACTCTGCCTTTCGACCCCCGTATCCTGACCAACATCGTGTTGTCCCACGCACACATCGACCATTCAGGCCGGATTCCTCTGGTTACAAACCGGAATTTCAACGGCAGGGTCATCTGCACCCAAGTCACGGCCGCAGCCTGCGAGTACCTGCTCCTCGATTCGGCCCACATCCAGGAATCCGATGCCCGATATCTGAATTACAAGGCTGTCCGCTCCCTTCTCCACCAGACGAAGACTTCCGCACTGACTCATCGGGTCTCGGCAAGGGCTGCAAAAAAAATAAAGAAAATGCTGAAAAAAAACCGCAACGACTTGAACATGGATGCCATTAGCGAGCAGATGGACCGGTATAACATGGAACCTATTGCGCCCCTTTATTCCATGGAGGATGCTGAAAAATCCCTTTCCTATTTTGACGGTTATCCCTACCGCCAGGCCGTTAACATAGGAAAGAACATCCAATGCACCTTTTATGATGCCGGCCATATTCTGGGTTCGGCCATCACAATAATTGAGGCCCGGGAAAACGGGCGTTCCTACACAGTATGCTATACGGGCGACCTTGGTCGTTTCGGAAAACCGATCCTTAAAGACCCCACCCTGACGTTTCAGGACAACCGGATGGATGTGGACCTTCTCGTCATGGAGAGCACCTATGGAAACCGGTTCCACGATCCGGTTTCCAGCACGAAAAACGAACTCAAACAGGTCCTGGTCGAATCGGTGGGGCGGGGCGGCACCCTGATCATCCCGGCCTTTGCCTACGGCAGGACCCAGGAGCTGATCTACCGGCTCCACGAATTATATGACGAGGGAGAGGTTCCCCGGGTTCCCATCTACATCGACAGCCCGCTGGCAACAAAACTGACCAAGGTTTTCGGAGAGCACCCGGAAGTCTACGACCGGGAGACCCACAAGGTGTTTCTTGAGGAGGGGGAAAACCCCTTCCGGTTCTCTCAGGTCAAATTCATCTCCTCGGTTGAGGAATCCATGGCGCTGAATCGTGATGAAACACCACATATCGTGATCTCGGCCTCCGGTATGTGTGAAGGCGGGAGGATCCTGCACCATCTCCGGCACAAGATCCACAACCCGAAACATACCATCCTCATCATCGGTTTCATGGCTGAGCACACCCTGGGCCGCCGCATCCTCGAAATGGGCACCCGGGACCTGGCTTCCCAAAAATCGGGCGAGCCGCCAATGGTCAGGATCCTGGGAAAGGAGTACCCCCTGAAGGCAAGGGTGGTTGAACTTGGCGGCTTCAGCGCCCATGCCGATCAAACCGAGATGCTGCGATTCCTGAAGGAGTCCAACCTGAACATCAGGAAGATCGCCGCTGTCCACGGCGAAGAGCAGCAGACACTGGCCTTCGTCCAATTCCTGAAAGGGGAAGGGTTCAATGTCATCGCCCCGCGCGCCGGAGAAACGTTGCATATCAAATGAAGAGAGGACAGGAAAAGTCTCGGGTCGCGAGGAAATTTGTCCAATGTCCGACGGATATAGGGCATCTACCTGCTACCCCGTTATGGCATAATGCTTTAACGATTTGAAACCGGGTGGCGAGAGGTGGTCCATTACCATGGAAACGTTTCGGTCGAGACTCATCCCGGCCGTTTTATTTCTGGCCCTGGCCATATCTCAGCTTTCGGAGCCCCACCAGATATATCGAGGAGAGCCGGTTTGGCGTGCTGATCGAATATGGCCTCTCCGGATTCCGCATGGACAGGCAGTAGGAACCGTTCTCCACGGCGAAAGCGACCGACATGGGCACCTCGGCTGAAGGCTGGTTTCTCTAGGTGGTACCGACCCTCACCTGGGACGCGTCAAAAGACTTCAAAATAGGAATTGGGCTGGGTGCCGGCATCCTGTCGGTGTTCTCTTTGCGGAAAAGGGCCCCTACGAATACAGCATCGCTGACGGATCGGTGATCGTCGCTTACCGCTGGGCGCTTTAGAGGAGGGGAGGAAAGTTCCGGTCCAAGTCCTGGTCCTGGTCCAGATCTACCGCCCGGGCACCCGCCGGGCACGCGAGCGCACTCGTACACTACTTTTCCTATTACACCGGCAACCCGCCCTGTCAACGCGCCCTTGACTGTCCGCCCACAAGAGTCATAAACTTTCCCGACTTAAACAAGGGGCCTTTCACAAGGGAGTGTGCCATGGAGCGTTCGTTCACCGTTACATCTGTGCGGATATGTCTTTTCACCCTGTTAACCCTGATCATGATCCTTTCCGGCTGCGCCGGTGTCATCCAGCAGGCCTACTATGATGGCCCTCTGGGCGTGAACACCCAGGGGATGACCCCGGTGAAGGACGACGCGAAGAAGTTTGACTTTATGGTCCCCGCGGGCTGGACTGAAGTTCCCCGGGATGAGCCATTGCCGGAAAGCCTGGAACTTCCACGTGAGCGTTATTCTGCCTATGGTGGACCCGTCACCTACCGAAAAGGCGACAGCGGCTCCATGCACCTGTTCTGCCGGACTATGGAAAACACCAATTATCTCATTGAACAAACTATTTATGAGATATCCCCGTCGGCTGTGGCGGTGGATAACGGAGGTCTGCAGATCCACTCATCAGGCCGGGACCCGGTATTTTACGAGTACACCTCTTCCATTGTCGAAAAGGGTGAGAAAAAAAGGCTTACCTTTTTTGTTCGGTGAAAAGATGCTGGGAACTTTTTCCCTTAATAACTGTGACTATATCGTTTTGGCCCGCAGCTCCTCCCTGGAGAACACGGAAGAGATCAAGAGCGATTTTATCGCTGTCCTGCGTTCTCTCAAGAATTAAAAAAGCCAGATGAAAAAACAACCTCAGGTTTTCCCCCCTGATCCTGGCTCTCCTGCTCTGGACGGGATTACCTTCCCCCGCTTACGCGGTCCATATTAATCTGGAAGAGCTCGAAAAGAACGTCGCCGAGTCAGTGGAGAAGTCGCTGAGAAAACTTGGTCTTGTCGCCGAGGACGCACCGCGTACGATCCTGGATAGCATGCAGGCCAAAGCGGTGGACAGCAGCACCGGCAAGATCCTCTGGAAATACTCACCGGAGGGGTGGGCCATCACTTACTATGACCTTGTTGCAGCCTTTTCAGACTTGGTTCTGCTTCGAGAAGACGATCAGCGAGATGGCCTTACTACCCTGGCGGCCATGAATGCTGAGACCGGTAAACAGCAATGGTATGTGCAGTATATAAACAAGAAGCGGTCCTTCCAATTCCTCCCGGTCCCCGCGGCTGATACGATCCTGGTCCTGGAAATGGAGAAAAAGAAAGTGAACATGACCGCTCTCACACTCATGGGCGGTAAGGAGAGGAAAAAGCAGACGTTCAAGGTCCAGAAGGGAGGGCACCCCACACCGCCCCTGGTCACACCGCGGAATGTGTGGAGCTTCTATGGTCACGCCATGCGCCTTGACCCGGCCTCAGGAGCGGTTCTGTGGCAAAGAAAGGACATCGTACCCGACAATCTTGCCCCCCCTCCGAAGCTGGAAATGAACAAACTCTACATCATCGACAAGGAGAAAACGCTGCATTTCCTCAATCCTGAGACGGGTGAATCGATCCTCACAGCTCCTTTAGACGAAAAATCCCGATACACAAACATCTACCCTGCCGGGGACACCCTTTATCTCCGCGGCCAGGATGAGGGCGGCAGCTGGTTCCTGGCCAAACATGACCCGAAGAGCGGCCAGGCCCTATGGAAGTACAGCAGCACCCAGGCCACGGTGAGCAATCTCATAGAAGACGGCGATCGCCTTTAGTGGCCACCTCCGCGAAGGTGCTGTGCCTCGACAGCGGGACAGGCAGGGAGATCTTTGCTTCCTCTGTTACCCTCACCGGGCAGTCGTTCCCGGTAAGAATCCGAAAATACGGCAGCAAGGTGATCTACGTTGGGGAGTTGATGATCGCAGGTTTCGACGCCCAGTCAGGAAAAATTGTTTACAAGGTGGGAATGCCTCCAGTGACCCAGGAGGCTCATCTGGATGCGCTGGACAACTGGATATCCGTTTTGCAAAACCGTATCGGAAAGCTTCCCAAGGCCATCTGGTTCGGCGGTGCGGGCGGGGCAAGCGACGCCTTCAGCAGCATGTCGGCCAACTCCCGGAACCTGTCCAATAACTATTCCTACCAGGCTCGCAATTACCGCCTGAGTGCTGGCACCCCCAATAACCTGGCGGCGGAAAGTAATTCCTGGAAAGCGGCCAATCTTCAGAACCAGTCACGAATGAACAGTGCATTTGCCAGGGCAGAAGCGCAGTTAAGTTTCTTCTCCGCGATGGAGGGGCTTAAGAACGCCATGATCTCAAAGTCTGTTACCAGGGACCGTGAGGAGATCGCCAGGCTCAGCCTGATCCGAAACAAGATCCTGGGAGCCTACTCCGCATCAGAGTCAGGGGACTATGCCTGGCGGTCCCACGTGGAAGGTGACTGGATCGGCCTCAACCTGATACATCTGCCCACCGGCAGGACCACCTTCACGCCCTTTTCTCCCTTTATCAAGAATAGGGAAGACGCTCAATATAA
Proteins encoded in this window:
- a CDS encoding PQQ-binding-like beta-propeller repeat protein; its protein translation is MEKSLRKLGLVAEDAPRTILDSMQAKAVDSSTGKILWKYSPEGWAITYYDLVAAFSDLVLLREDDQRDGLTTLAAMNAETGKQQWYVQYINKKRSFQFLPVPAADTILVLEMEKKKVNMTALTLMGGKERKKQTFKVQKGGHPTPPLVTPRNVWSFYGHAMRLDPASGAVLWQRKDIVPDNLAPPPKLEMNKLYIIDKEKTLHFLNPETGESILTAPLDEKSRYTNIYPAGDTLYLRGQDEGGSWFLAKHDPKSGQALWKYSSTQATVSNLIEDGDRL
- a CDS encoding MBL fold metallo-hydrolase; protein product: MHITFYGGVREVTGSMHMLTTDSDRILLDCGMFQGRRKETEAKNRTLPFDPRILTNIVLSHAHIDHSGRIPLVTNRNFNGRVICTQVTAAACEYLLLDSAHIQESDARYLNYKAVRSLLHQTKTSALTHRVSARAAKKIKKMLKKNRNDLNMDAISEQMDRYNMEPIAPLYSMEDAEKSLSYFDGYPYRQAVNIGKNIQCTFYDAGHILGSAITIIEARENGRSYTVCYTGDLGRFGKPILKDPTLTFQDNRMDVDLLVMESTYGNRFHDPVSSTKNELKQVLVESVGRGGTLIIPAFAYGRTQELIYRLHELYDEGEVPRVPIYIDSPLATKLTKVFGEHPEVYDRETHKVFLEEGENPFRFSQVKFISSVEESMALNRDETPHIVISASGMCEGGRILHHLRHKIHNPKHTILIIGFMAEHTLGRRILEMGTRDLASQKSGEPPMVRILGKEYPLKARVVELGGFSAHADQTEMLRFLKESNLNIRKIAAVHGEEQQTLAFVQFLKGEGFNVIAPRAGETLHIK